In Oryza brachyantha chromosome 2, ObraRS2, whole genome shotgun sequence, a single window of DNA contains:
- the LOC102710090 gene encoding receptor kinase-like protein Xa21: MPVDQPMKFTMCVLLVLFLLSYGIGSSFCSTIPDNSTDMLALLDFKNAITNDPAGVTSNYWNESTPYCQWEGITCSQRHPGRVTMLKLAGHGLSGPIAASIGNLSFLRILDLSNNNLFGQIPPLGNLPKIQGLNLSSNSLEGNIPEAITNCSSLFSLDLSKNILVGKIPAKIGLLYNLSILVVSSNNLTGSIPPTLSNITNQNVIILSNNKLEGTIPHELGQLSKLTWLSIAGNYLSGEIPKNLFKNMSSLQILGLHSNMLSGTLPPNIGDLLPKLIYLFLGTNMFEGNIPASLGNASMLQQLDLARNNFIGQIPSSFGKLSDLLILTLEINQLEARDNQGWQFLSALGNCRFLQWVTLGGNQLQGVIPDSVGNLSNTLQNLYLGGNNLSGTIPTSIGNLSGLIGLGLDINNFTGTIEWVRKLENLQVLNLNTNNFIGFIPAFIGNFTQLGKLYLHNNKFEGPIPPSFGKLSQLTELNLSYNNLQGEISVGTNIPTQLVQLSLSSNKLNGQISDSFSQCPNLVTIELDHNFFMGNIPISLGNIKGLTLLNLSHNNLSGTIPKSLSDLQLLRRLDLSYNHLYGQVPMHGVFANATDVSLDNNWGLCGGAMDLNMPSCPPASRITERKNNLVKILIPIFGFMSLVLLVYFLFTVRKKTRANYMPDISLGEQFLKVSYNDLAQATRSFSESNLVGRGSCGSVYRGKLKEQKMEIAVKVFDLEMRGAERSFMLECEALKSIQHRNLLPIITACSTVDSTGKVFKALVYEFMPNGSLDTWLHYKEDGKAPKYLGLNQRISIAVNIADALDYLHHDCGRPTVHCDLKPSNILLDDDMTALLGDFGIARFYADPWSASTGSYSSVGVKGTIGYIAPEYGRGGDISPSGDVYSFGIVLLEMMTGKRPTDSMFNDGFDIINFVEGNLPHQISQVIDDHLKEECKEFSQGRQVAENTAYQLFLSLLEVAISCTRPLPNERMNMKQIASRMHTIKTSYDVWKTKSYEL; this comes from the exons ATGCCTGTCGATCAACCGATGAAATTCACAATGTGTGTGCTGTTGGTACTGTTCCTGTTGTCTTATGGAATTGGCAGCTCGTTTTGCTCAACAATCCCAGACAACAGCACGGATATGCTCGCGTTACTAGATTTCAAGAATGCCATCACGAATGACCCTGCGGGAGTAACCTCGAACTACTGGAATGAAAGTACTCCCTACTGCCAGTGGGAGGGCATCACGTGTAGCCAGAGGCACCCAGGGCGAGTCACCATGCTTAAGCTCGCCGGGCACGGTTTGTCAGGCCCAATTGCAGCTTCTATAGGAAACCTGAGTTTCTTGCGAATACTAGATCTATCCAACAACAACTTATTTGGACAGATACCTCCCCTAGGTAATCTTCCCAAGATACAAGGCCTTAATTTGAGCTCTAACTCCTTGGAAGGAAATATCCCAGAAGCTATCACAAATTGTTCCAGCCTATTTAGTTTGGACCTCTCAAAGAACATTCTAGTGGGTAAAATTCCCGCCAAAATAGGTCTACTCTATAATCTATCCATATTAGTCGTGTCCTCAAATAATCTCACCGGGAGCATTCCCCCAACTCTTAGTAACATTACAAATCAAAACGTTATAATTCTTTCAAATAATAAACTCGAGGGAACCATTCCTCACGAGCTTGGACAACTCTCAAAGTTGACATGGTTGTCCATTGCTGGAAACTACCTATCAGGTGAAATTCCAAAGAACCTCTTTAAAAACATGTCTTCTCTTCAAATACTTGGCTTACATTCTAATATGCTAAGTGGGACTTTGCCACCAAACATTGGTGATCTCCtaccaaaattaatatatttattcctTGGTACCAACATGTTTGAAGGTAACATCCCAGCTTCCCTAGGCAATGCTTCAATGCTTCAACAGTTAGATCTAGCGCGGAACAACTTTATTGGCCAAATTCCAAGCTCTTTTGGAAAACTATCAGATCTTCTTATTTTAACCCTTGAGATAAATCAGCTTGAAGCTAGGGACAACCAAGGCTGGCAATTCTTAAGTGCGTTGGGAAACTGCCGTTTTTTACAATGGGTCACACTAGGTGGAAATCAGCTTCAGGGAGTCATACCGGATTCGGTTGGTAACTTATCCAACACGCTCCAAAATCTATATTTGGGTGGAAATAACCTGTCAGGGACAATCCCCACTAGTATTGGGAACCTTAGTGGTTTAATTGGGCTGGGACTAGATATTAACAATTTTACTGGTACAATTGAATGGGTAAGAAAACTAGAAAACCTACAAGTTTTAAATCTCAACACGAACAATTTTATTGGGTTTATCCCAGCTTTTATTGGAAATTTTACACAGTTAGGAAAGCTCTACCTGCacaataataaatttgaaGGGCCAATACCACCGAGCTTTGGAAAGCTTTCACAACTCACAGAATTGAACCTTAGCTACAACAATCTCCAAGGGGAAATATCTGTAGGTACTAATATTCCTACACAACTTGTTCAATTAAGTCTTTCATCAAACAAGCTTAACGGACAAATTTCTGATTCTTTCAGCCAGTGTCCAAACTTAGTGACCATTGAATTGGATCATAACTTTTTCATGGGAAACATTCCGATCTCTCTTGGCAATATTAAAGGTCTGACCTTGCTCAACCTTTCTCATAACAACTTATCGGGCACGATCCCAAAATCCTTAAGTGATCTTCAACTTCTCAGAAGACTAGATCTATCGTATAATCATCTGTACGGGCAAGTACCAATGCATGGAGTATTTGCAAATGCCACTGATGTTTCACTCGATAACAATTGGGGACTCTGCGGAGGAGCAATGGATCTTAATATGCCTTCATGTCCACCTGCTTCTCGAATAACCGAacggaaaaataatttggtcaaAATATTAATTCCAATATTTGGCTTCATGTCACTAGTACTGCTGGTCTACTTTTTATTCACTGTGAGGAAGAAGACTAGAGCAAACTATATGCCAGATATTTCCTTGGGTGAGCAATTTCTTAAGGTTTCGTACAATGACCTAGCACAAGCCACTAGAagtttctcagaatctaatCTCGTCGGGCGAGGAAGCTGCGGTTCTGTGTACAGAGGAAAGTTGAAGGAACAGAAAATGGAAATAGCGGTGAAGGTTTTTGATCTTGAGATGCGAGGTGCTGAGAGAAGCTTCATGTTAGAATGTGAAGCACTTAAAAGCATTCAGCATCGGAATCTTCTTCCAATCATAACTGCCTGTTCAACAGTAGACAGCACAGGGAAAGTTTTCAAAGCTTTAGTTTATGAGTTCATGCCTAACGGAAGCTTGGACACATGGTTGCATTACAAAGAGGACGGGAAAGCTCCAAAATATCTAGGCTTAAATCAGAGAATAAGCATAGCTGTTAACATAGCTGATGCCTTGGACTATCTGCATCACGACTGCGGAAGGCCCACTGTCCATTGTGATTTGAAGCCAAGTAACATCCTTCTAGATGATGACATGACTGCTCTTTTGGGAGACTTTGGTATTGCAAGGTTTTATGCTGATCCTTGGTCTGCATCAACGGGTTCATATAGTTCAGTCGGTGTGAAGGGGACTATAGGATATATTGCTCCAG AATACGGGCGTGGTGGCGATATATCACCTTCTGGGGATGTCTACAGTTTTGGGATAGTATTATTGGAGATGATGACAGGGAAAAGACCAACTGATTCTATGTTCAACGACGGATTCGATATCATCAACTTTGTGGAAGGTAACTTACCACATCAAATATCTCAAGTTATTGATGATCATCTCAAGGAAGAATGCAAGGAATTTTCTCAAGGAAGACAAGTAGCAGAAAATACGGCATACCAATTATTCTTATCTCTGCTAGAAGTAGCAATATCTTGCACGCGCCCGTTACCAAATGAAAGAATGAACATGAAACAAATAGCCAGCAGGATGCATACAATCAAGACGTCATATGATGTATGGAAAACTAAGTCATATGAGTTATGA
- the LOC102710372 gene encoding uncharacterized protein At4g06744-like codes for MAKACKLTAAQFFLLMLYCVSVVLAVQARPEVLPYQYSQRNFPNERLYRAYLVIQRFKSTITSDPKNATATWTGNDICGETTYLGFHCSTPGRDKKLTVTAVILNGYELRAPTLHGFIDELPDLAFFHAASNNFGADIPRVEGLEYLYKVNVNNNDFPIHPNSGPMVMGQIGAKGDVYCVKGTINLRFFLGTNNKKGGGIIPGVTDAKAVLLNSNSLSGPFPENIGFSKLSYLAVANNKLTGPIPPSISHLQDSLLEVLLLNNQLSGCLPHEIGMLTKAAVIDASMNQLAGPIPSSFSCLTSVEQLNLGSNSLYGEIPDALCKLAAGPAGRLANLTLSSNYFTSVGPSCLPLIKDGVLNVKNNCIPGLANQRQPAECASFLSQPKTCPPASAAHVACPVEVANIAAAPADRMVKDYSSYVTYATLHK; via the coding sequence ATGGCCAAAGCATGTAAATTGACCGCCGCCCAGTTCTTCCTCCTGATGCTCTATTGCGTTTCTGTTGTACTAGCCGTCCAAGCTCGCCCAGAAGTATTGCCCTACCAGTACAGCCAGCGCAATTTCCCAAATGAGCGGTTGTACCGCGCCTACCTCGTAATCCAGCGGTTCAAGAGCACCATCACCAGCGACCCCAAGAATGCCACTGCCACCTGGACAGGTAATGACATCTGCGGCGAGACGACCTATCTCGGCTTTCACTGTTCGACACCAGGCCGTGATAAGAAGCTCACGGTAACTGCGGTCATCTTGAATGGATATGAACTGCGTGCACCAACCCTGCATGGCTTCATCGACGAGCTCCCTGATCTCGCGTTTTTCCATGCCGCATCGAACAACTTCGGGGCCGACATTCCCCGTGTTGAAGGCCTCGAGTACCTTTACAAGGTCAACGTCAATAACAACGACTTTCCAATCCATCCTAATTCTGGTCCTATGGTAATGGGACAAATAGGTGCAAAAGGTGATGTTTATTGCGTGAAGGGCACTatcaatttaagatttttcctGGGAACTAATAACAAGAAGGGAGGAGGAATCATTCCTGGTGTTACCGACGCTAAAGCGGTCCTCCTCAACTCAAACAGCCTATCTGGTCCATTTCCAGAGAACATCGGCTTCTCTAAGTTGAGctacctcgccgtcgccaacaACAAGCTCACCGGGCCAATCCCGCCATCAATCTCGCACTTGCAAGACTCCCTCCTTGAGGTGCTCCTCCTGAACAACCAACTCTCCGGTTGCCTCCCCCACGAGATCGGCATGCTCACTAAGGCTGCCGTGATCGACGCCAGCATGAACCAGCTCGCCGGGCCGATCCCGTCATCCTTCTCATGCCTCACCAGCGTCGAGCAGCTCAACCTGGGCAGCAACAGCCTCTATGGAGAGATCCCCGATGCTCTCTgcaagctcgccgccggcccagccggCCGCCTCGCCAACCTCACACTGTCAAGCAACTACTTCACATCGGTCGGACCGTCGTGCTTGCCGCTGATCAAGGACGGCGTTCTCAACGTGAAGAACAACTGCATTCCGGGCCTCGCAAACCAGCGGCAGCCGGCGGAGTGCGCGTCGTTCCTGAGCCAGCCGAAGACTtgcccgccggcgagcgccgcCCACGTGGCGTGCCCCGTCGAAGTTGCCAAcatcgcggcggcgccggcggacaGGATGGTCAAGGACTACTCCAGCTACGTGACGTACGCCACCCTTCACAAGTGA